One window from the genome of Halococcus salifodinae DSM 8989 encodes:
- a CDS encoding DUF1616 domain-containing protein: MSRDPLTGNDTTIERYDSDASGLRGLPGDLLVLVLYTVVAGGLIAIVGGLPTVVRAVLGLPLLLIVPGYALVAALFPGRPSRTADRSNSLSRLSQRYDSARSIQERGVRWGERLALSFGLSLFIAPLLALAIDLGATLLGTGSPYRTGPIVGIVVVFSLVFAIAGIVRRLRLPRSERFAVPVGYWIDDFADGLSGSPADVLLNAVLILSILVAAVSMSYALTVPKDGETTTNVALLSEGDDSGLETVHENVTLTAGEASQPYTLEVQNHEGKATNYTVVAQLQRLNDAGEVVGRSELTRFRSPTVPENRTWQRQHRITPDVAGERLQLTYLLYEGDPPQNPTTRNADVTTHLSVDIVGSGGAGSAGGGGGSGGGGGSGAGGGGGGGTGGNGSGGGGGGGNGSGSGGGG; the protein is encoded by the coding sequence GTGTCCCGCGACCCGCTCACCGGCAACGATACGACGATCGAACGCTACGACAGCGACGCGTCGGGACTCCGCGGACTGCCGGGCGATCTCCTCGTCCTCGTCCTGTACACCGTGGTCGCGGGCGGACTGATCGCGATCGTCGGCGGCCTTCCGACGGTTGTTCGCGCCGTTCTCGGTCTTCCGCTACTGTTGATCGTCCCGGGCTACGCGCTGGTGGCGGCGCTGTTTCCCGGACGGCCGTCACGGACGGCCGATCGGAGTAATTCGCTCTCGCGGCTCTCCCAACGCTACGACAGCGCGCGCTCGATCCAAGAACGCGGCGTTCGCTGGGGCGAGCGACTCGCGCTATCCTTTGGTCTCAGCCTGTTCATCGCGCCGCTGCTCGCGCTCGCTATCGATCTGGGTGCCACGCTGCTCGGCACCGGCTCGCCGTACCGAACCGGACCGATCGTCGGGATCGTGGTGGTGTTCTCTCTGGTGTTCGCGATCGCCGGGATCGTCCGCCGGCTCCGCCTCCCGCGCTCGGAACGGTTCGCGGTGCCGGTCGGCTACTGGATCGACGATTTCGCCGACGGGCTCTCGGGCTCGCCGGCCGACGTGCTGCTCAACGCCGTGTTGATCCTCAGTATCCTCGTCGCCGCCGTGAGCATGAGCTACGCGCTCACAGTGCCGAAAGACGGCGAGACCACCACCAACGTGGCACTCCTGAGCGAGGGTGACGATAGCGGACTCGAAACCGTCCACGAAAACGTCACGCTCACCGCTGGTGAGGCGAGCCAACCGTACACACTCGAAGTACAGAATCACGAAGGGAAAGCGACGAACTACACGGTGGTGGCCCAACTCCAGCGGCTCAACGACGCCGGCGAGGTCGTCGGCCGGAGCGAGCTCACGCGGTTCAGATCGCCGACCGTCCCCGAAAACCGGACGTGGCAGCGCCAGCACCGAATCACCCCGGACGTGGCCGGCGAGCGCCTCCAGCTCACCTATCTCCTCTACGAGGGCGATCCGCCACAGAACCCCACCACTCGCAACGCCGACGTGACCACGCATCTGTCGGTCGACATCGTCGGCAGCGGCGGAGCCGGCAGTGCCGGTGGCGGAGGCGGTTCCGGGGGCGGCGGTGGTAGCGGTGCCGGGGGTGGCGGCGGAGGCGGTACTGGCGGTAACGGCAGCGGTGGTGGCGGCGGAGGCGGTAACGGCAGCGGCAGCGGCGGTGGCGGCTGA
- a CDS encoding GNAT family N-acetyltransferase — protein sequence MSIEITKATDDELDDWNRYVERSPHANPFHRLGSLETMADHANADLHPLIGFKGQEPVGIFPIFEIERMGVSTVFSPPPDLLVPYLGPALCNVEKLKQRKRERRHEKFIDGCFEWLDRACDPRYVHLNTDPRYDDFRPLGWNGLEASPNYSYRVDLTPGADDLLKRFSSDARSNVKNGAPEHCTIEEGGEDAIRRIVTQVSRRYDAQDEYYAVTPAFVIDLRERLPDGCVRAYVCRVDGRFVGGMITLEDDDIIYRWQGGAKHDADVAANDLVDWHIMRDAIDRDIDGYDLVGANSRRLNGYKAKFNPELRTYHQAERAGPALQVAREAYLRLR from the coding sequence ATGAGCATCGAGATCACGAAAGCGACCGACGACGAACTGGACGACTGGAACCGCTACGTGGAGCGATCGCCCCACGCCAACCCCTTCCATCGGCTGGGAAGTCTCGAAACGATGGCCGACCACGCGAACGCCGATCTCCACCCCTTGATCGGATTCAAGGGCCAGGAACCTGTGGGGATCTTCCCGATCTTCGAGATCGAGCGCATGGGGGTTTCGACGGTGTTCTCACCGCCGCCAGATCTCCTGGTTCCCTATCTCGGCCCGGCGCTGTGCAACGTCGAGAAGCTGAAACAGCGCAAGCGCGAGCGCCGCCACGAGAAGTTCATCGATGGGTGTTTCGAGTGGCTCGATCGGGCATGTGATCCGCGCTACGTCCATCTCAACACCGATCCTCGATACGACGACTTCCGACCCCTGGGATGGAACGGGCTGGAAGCCTCACCGAACTACTCCTATCGGGTCGATCTCACGCCGGGTGCGGACGATCTCCTGAAACGCTTCAGCAGCGACGCCCGGAGCAACGTCAAGAACGGTGCTCCTGAACACTGTACGATCGAGGAGGGCGGCGAGGACGCGATCCGCCGGATCGTGACCCAGGTTTCCCGGCGCTACGACGCTCAGGACGAGTACTACGCCGTCACGCCGGCGTTCGTGATCGACCTCCGCGAGCGCCTGCCCGACGGCTGTGTCCGGGCGTACGTCTGTCGGGTCGACGGCCGGTTCGTCGGCGGGATGATCACGCTGGAGGACGACGACATCATCTACCGGTGGCAGGGCGGCGCGAAACACGACGCTGACGTGGCCGCGAACGATCTGGTCGACTGGCACATCATGCGGGACGCCATAGACAGGGACATCGACGGCTACGATCTCGTCGGGGCGAACTCGCGGCGACTCAACGGGTACAAGGCGAAGTTCAATCCCGAACTCCGCACCTACCACCAGGCCGAACGCGCGGGGCCGGCGCTCCAGGTCGCACGCGAAGCGTATCTCCGCCTTCGCTAA
- a CDS encoding dolichyl-phosphate hexose transferase: protein MQQIADTDSQGDEEYTFDDVSVVMGTYNEEAAVGGVLAAIDDTTDGAAEVVCVDSSTDRTPEIAREHGARVVEQEPQGYGVAVSAALAAADRPVVVTTDCDGTYPMERLPDFLDAINAGHDVVSGDRLYHGADTMPPFNRLGNHAFALLASVLLGERVHDTTTGMRAYRREVIDAIEWTENTGLSAELLIRPLARGYDVRETPIEYGERRGETTLDPLAGGAAIARSIVDVCLEERRR, encoded by the coding sequence ATGCAGCAGATCGCCGATACGGACAGCCAGGGAGACGAGGAGTACACTTTCGATGACGTGAGCGTCGTGATGGGAACGTACAACGAGGAGGCCGCCGTCGGTGGCGTGCTCGCGGCCATCGACGACACCACGGACGGCGCGGCCGAAGTCGTCTGCGTGGATAGTTCGACCGATCGAACGCCCGAAATCGCGCGCGAACACGGCGCGCGCGTCGTCGAACAGGAGCCACAGGGCTACGGCGTCGCGGTGAGCGCGGCGCTCGCGGCGGCCGATCGTCCCGTGGTGGTGACGACCGACTGCGACGGCACTTATCCGATGGAGCGACTGCCCGACTTCCTCGACGCGATCAACGCGGGCCACGACGTGGTGAGCGGCGATCGACTGTACCACGGAGCCGACACGATGCCGCCGTTCAACCGCCTCGGCAACCACGCGTTCGCCCTCCTCGCGAGCGTCCTGCTCGGCGAGCGCGTCCACGACACCACCACCGGGATGCGTGCGTACCGACGCGAGGTCATCGATGCGATCGAGTGGACCGAAAACACCGGCCTCTCGGCGGAGCTGCTCATCCGACCGCTCGCACGCGGCTACGACGTCCGCGAAACCCCGATCGAGTACGGCGAGCGTCGTGGCGAGACCACGCTCGACCCGCTCGCTGGCGGGGCAGCGATCGCGCGCTCGATCGTCGACGTCTGTCTCGAAGAGCGCCGCCGGTAG
- a CDS encoding winged helix-turn-helix domain-containing protein yields the protein MAEDWDTVSYVIRSQYRVDVLERLAEGPATPSRIAADKDIAIAHVSRALGGLREDDRDMVELLVSEDQKKGRVYGITDKGERVWDRLQSEGMI from the coding sequence ATGGCAGAGGATTGGGATACGGTAAGCTACGTGATCCGGTCGCAGTACCGGGTGGACGTGCTCGAACGACTGGCGGAGGGCCCGGCGACGCCATCGCGGATCGCCGCGGACAAGGACATCGCCATCGCGCACGTCTCGCGCGCGCTCGGTGGACTCCGCGAGGACGACCGCGACATGGTCGAGCTGCTGGTCTCCGAGGACCAGAAGAAAGGTCGGGTGTATGGGATCACCGACAAGGGCGAGCGCGTCTGGGACCGCCTCCAGTCCGAAGGCATGATCTGA
- a CDS encoding metal-dependent hydrolase has protein sequence MFPWEHLAVGYLCYSLFAHLRGRTPNGPATLAVVVGTQFPDLVDKPLSWALDVLPAGVFAHSLFVAIPLAALVLVVGWRIGRTEPAIAFTVGYLTHLPGDVLPSIVLGGDASYWFLFWPAVARPGVDVSNPIVGPGAGAGILTNAWYYFQDYLGQLASPKGLLFVAVELLVLGSVLLLWFRDGRPGTGLFARLVGRRSSRH, from the coding sequence ATGTTCCCGTGGGAACATCTCGCGGTCGGCTACCTGTGTTACTCGCTGTTCGCCCACCTCCGGGGCCGCACACCGAACGGCCCCGCAACGCTGGCGGTCGTCGTCGGGACGCAGTTCCCCGATCTCGTCGACAAGCCGCTGTCGTGGGCGCTCGACGTGCTGCCCGCCGGCGTGTTCGCCCACTCGCTGTTCGTCGCCATCCCCCTGGCCGCGCTCGTGCTCGTCGTCGGATGGCGCATCGGTCGAACCGAGCCCGCGATCGCGTTCACGGTGGGCTATCTCACACACCTCCCCGGAGATGTTCTCCCATCGATCGTTCTCGGCGGCGATGCGTCCTACTGGTTCCTGTTCTGGCCCGCAGTCGCCCGACCCGGCGTGGACGTATCGAACCCGATCGTCGGACCCGGCGCGGGAGCGGGCATACTGACGAACGCGTGGTACTACTTCCAGGATTACCTCGGCCAGCTGGCCAGTCCGAAGGGATTGCTGTTCGTCGCGGTCGAACTCCTCGTGCTCGGAAGCGTCCTCCTGCTCTGGTTCCGTGATGGCCGGCCGGGAACCGGGCTGTTCGCCCGCCTCGTCGGCCGCCGTTCGTCGCGTCACTGA
- a CDS encoding alkaline phosphatase family protein, whose product MPSRGSGPDTLLVGLDAACEPVLDRLFDAGADLPHLRAILDDGASGPLESQVPPWTASAWPSLYTGTNPGKHGVFGFLDFDGYDWDVVNATDVRERALWELLDSQGLSSVVVNVPVTHPPREFDGALVPGYVAPDDPACHPAGLLREVREAIGEYRVYPRHTGGSETTTTEKVAEYRDTIEMRGDAFRYLEDRFAPDFGFVEFQATDTVFHECPGDFDAVRAVYEAVDEQIGAILDACDPGTVVVASDHGIGEYTGYDVRLNTLLRDAGFTETARGGRGMPSWDVIRDEQFLDDGSGDEGDERDSDSSAGGPNDSETNLLERAMETAARAGVTSQRVGRVLERLGLAEVVVRHVPKGMIRAGTEQVDFPASQAYARSHIECGIRLNVAGREPDGVVPREEYDAVREAIIDLLSDLETPDGKPAFDDVARREAYFEGGEAERAVDVVVVPRAFDQFLSTQLRETAFGPPTEPYNHKRDGLIAATGEGIDDGASLAGAHLFDVAPTVLATLGLARGEHMDGDVLALVESMGERAYPELDERDREATDERAVEQRLSDLGYL is encoded by the coding sequence ATGCCGAGCCGTGGATCGGGACCGGACACGCTCCTCGTCGGACTCGACGCGGCCTGTGAGCCGGTGCTCGACCGGCTGTTCGATGCGGGAGCCGACCTTCCGCATCTACGAGCGATCCTCGACGACGGCGCAAGCGGCCCCTTGGAGTCCCAGGTCCCGCCGTGGACTGCGAGCGCGTGGCCGTCGCTGTACACCGGGACGAACCCCGGAAAACACGGCGTGTTCGGCTTTCTCGATTTCGATGGCTACGACTGGGACGTGGTGAACGCCACCGATGTCCGCGAGCGCGCGCTCTGGGAACTCCTCGATTCACAGGGGTTGTCGAGCGTCGTCGTCAACGTTCCCGTGACCCACCCGCCCAGGGAGTTCGACGGCGCGCTCGTTCCGGGCTACGTCGCTCCCGACGACCCAGCCTGTCATCCCGCGGGCCTCCTCCGCGAGGTTCGCGAGGCGATCGGTGAATATCGGGTCTACCCCCGTCATACCGGCGGGAGCGAGACCACGACTACCGAGAAAGTCGCCGAGTACCGCGACACGATCGAGATGCGTGGCGACGCGTTCCGGTACCTCGAAGACCGATTCGCGCCCGACTTCGGGTTCGTGGAGTTTCAGGCGACCGACACCGTCTTTCACGAGTGTCCCGGCGACTTCGACGCCGTTCGGGCTGTCTACGAGGCGGTCGACGAGCAGATCGGTGCGATCCTCGACGCGTGCGATCCCGGTACCGTCGTCGTTGCCAGCGATCACGGGATCGGCGAGTACACCGGCTACGACGTGCGGCTCAACACGCTCCTCCGAGACGCGGGGTTCACCGAAACCGCCCGCGGCGGGCGTGGGATGCCGTCGTGGGACGTCATTCGGGATGAGCAGTTTCTCGACGACGGCTCGGGGGACGAAGGCGACGAGCGCGACAGTGACAGCAGTGCCGGCGGACCGAACGACAGTGAGACAAACCTTCTCGAACGCGCGATGGAGACGGCCGCGCGTGCCGGCGTCACGAGCCAGCGCGTCGGACGGGTGCTCGAACGTCTGGGACTCGCGGAGGTCGTCGTGCGCCACGTTCCAAAAGGGATGATCCGTGCCGGAACCGAACAGGTCGACTTCCCCGCCTCGCAGGCGTACGCCCGCTCGCACATCGAGTGCGGAATCCGACTCAACGTCGCGGGCCGCGAGCCCGATGGCGTCGTCCCTCGCGAGGAGTACGACGCGGTGCGTGAGGCGATCATCGATCTCCTCTCGGATCTCGAAACACCCGATGGGAAACCGGCGTTCGACGATGTCGCGCGCCGCGAGGCGTACTTCGAGGGAGGGGAGGCCGAGCGCGCGGTCGACGTCGTGGTCGTCCCACGAGCGTTCGATCAGTTCCTCTCAACGCAACTGCGCGAGACGGCGTTCGGCCCGCCGACCGAACCCTACAACCACAAGCGCGACGGGCTGATCGCCGCCACAGGCGAGGGGATCGATGATGGGGCGTCGCTCGCGGGCGCGCACCTGTTCGACGTCGCGCCGACGGTGCTCGCGACCCTCGGGCTGGCCCGCGGTGAGCACATGGACGGCGACGTGCTGGCGCTCGTCGAGTCGATGGGTGAGCGCGCGTACCCGGAACTCGACGAGCGCGACCGCGAGGCAACCGACGAACGCGCCGTCGAGCAACGACTCTCGGACCTGGGATACCTTTGA